CGTCCTTCGCGGCGCGTGCGCGCGCATCCTCACGGCGCTCGGTCTCGACTCCCGGCGCCTCGCGCGTCGGCTTCGCGCGAACGGGAACCGGCTCGTTCTCGTCCTCCATCGTGTCTTGCCGTCGGAGGCCGACGGAGATCTCTCGCCTGCGGGAATGGTCCTCGCCGCGCCCCGCTTCGCGCAGCTCCTCGATCGGCTCGGGGACGCGTTCGATCTGCCGACGCCCGAGCGCTTTCTGGCCGGCTTTCCGGAGCCGCTCGCGCACCCCTCCGCGCTCGTCACGTTCGACGACGGATGGGCGGACGTGGCTCGCCACGCGATCCCGGAAATGCGTCGCCGTTCGATCGCCGGCGTCCTTTTCGTCTCCGCGCGACACGTCGAGGACGGCGCCCTCTTCTGGCCCGAGCGTCTCCGCGAAGCGGCGCGGCGGCTCGGCCCCCGGCGTTTTCGGGCGCTCGGCGGGGCCGACCTCCCCGCGTGGAAGGATGCGGGAGGCTGGGAGAGGCTCCTCACCCGATACAAGGAAAAGGCCGAGAAGGAGAGAGAGGAGATCCTCGACCGGCTGGAACGCGAGTCGGGAGGGCCTCCGGCGGAGCGGCGCATCGTCTCGTGGGAGGATCTCCGCTCGGCGGCGGCCTCCGGCATCGAGATCGGAAGCCACGGGATGAGCCACCGGATCTTGACCCGAATCCCGGATGAGGAGGCGCGGCGGGAGATCGGCGATTCGCGGCGAACGATCGGGGAGAGGCTTGGGACGGCGCCCCGCCTCTTCGCCTATCCGAACGGAGACCGGAGCAAGAAGATCAAGGAGATCGTGCGCGAAGCAGGCTACGCGTTCGCTTTCTCGATTCGCGGAACACCCGGCGATCGTCTCGATCTTCCGCGGATCAACCTTCACGATCGGAGTGTGAGCGACCGGCAGGGACGCTGGAGCGAAGCTCGGCTTCGCCGGACGCTCGGGAAGTGAGAGCAGAGAAAGGGAGGAACTTGTCGTGATCGACATCGTTCGGCGCCCGCGGGATCTCGCTCGTCTCGTGGATTGGGCCGCGACCCGAAGGAGCGAGCCTCCGGCCGCCGTGGTTCTCGGCGCGGCGCCAAACGGCCTCTCTTTCGCGCGGAGCATCGGGAGGCGCGGCGTCCCGGTTCTCCTTCTCGATGGGCCGAAACCGGAGTCCGGTCTCCGCACGCGCTACGCCCTCGCCGCTCTCCTTCCCGATCCGGTCGATGAAGAGAAGCGCTGGCTCGAGATCCTTGATGCGATCGGAGCCGCGGCTCGCGCGCGCCCGGTTCTCATCCCGACGGGAGATGCCCATGTCCTTCTCGTCTCGCGCAACCGAGCGCGCCTCGAACGGGGATTCCGGTTCGTGCTTCCGGCGCCCGAAATCCTCGAGCAGCTTCCCGACAAGAGAGCTCAGTACGGTCTCGCGGAGAAGCACGGGATCCCGGTGCCGCGGACCGTC
This genomic stretch from Candidatus Eisenbacteria bacterium harbors:
- a CDS encoding polysaccharide deacetylase family protein encodes the protein MGTDTTMNVLRGACARILTALGLDSRRLARRLRANGNRLVLVLHRVLPSEADGDLSPAGMVLAAPRFAQLLDRLGDAFDLPTPERFLAGFPEPLAHPSALVTFDDGWADVARHAIPEMRRRSIAGVLFVSARHVEDGALFWPERLREAARRLGPRRFRALGGADLPAWKDAGGWERLLTRYKEKAEKEREEILDRLERESGGPPAERRIVSWEDLRSAAASGIEIGSHGMSHRILTRIPDEEARREIGDSRRTIGERLGTAPRLFAYPNGDRSKKIKEIVREAGYAFAFSIRGTPGDRLDLPRINLHDRSVSDRQGRWSEARLRRTLGK